DNA from Luteolibacter yonseiensis:
ACGGTGGCCGGTGTCATCACCGTCGGCAACGCGGCGAACGACCGCTGGTCGTTGCTCCAGGTTTCCGGCGGCACGTTCACCTCTTCGGAGGCGGTGACGGGTGTGGTGCTCAGTCCGCACGCGACCTCGGCGAACAAGGCGATGTTGAAGTTCTCGGGCGGCGTCTCCACCCTCCAGCGCGTGGCCTTCGGCGCGGCGTCGGGTACCTCCGGCACGGGTGTGGTGTGGCTGAAGGGTGGGGAACTTTACCTCGGAAGCGGAGGACTGGTGCAGGAAGCGCCGGTCTTCACCAGCAGCATCCGGCTGACCTCCGGATTGCTCGGGGCGGCGGGTGCGTGGGGCACGGCGATACCGGTCAGTCTGGAAGGGGGAATCGTCATCAAGGCGGCCGATGCCTCCGGCGCGCCGCATGACATCAACTTCGGTGGGGCGTTCACCGGAGCGGGCTCGCTGACGAAAACCGGGACGGGCATCGTCACCCTCGCGGGGGCGAACGCCTACACCGGATCCACCACGGTCGAGGAAGGAACCCTCCGGCTACCGACCGACGATGTCCTCAGCGACACCGCGGCGCTGAATGTGGCGACGGGGGCGTTTCTCAACCTGACCCACACCGGAACCGACACCGTCAGCGATTTTCAAATCGACGGTGTCAGCCAGGCCTCGGGGACCTACGGCGGCAGCGGATCAGGAGCGCAGCACATCATCCCACAGATCACCGGCACGGGGAAAATCTTCGTTCCCGTCTCGGATCCGTTCGTCGCGTGGTCCGCAGGCTTTGGTCTGACCGGCAATGATGCGCTGCCTTCCGCCGATCCCGATCACGACGGCCAGAGCAACCTGCTGGAGTTCGCGCTCAATGGCAGCCCGATCAGCAGCACGGCCTCGGGCAAGACCCGCTCGGCCGTTGCGGTGGTCGGCGGGGAAAACGCCCTCACCTACACCCTGCCGGTGAGGGTGGGAGCCGCATTCACCGGCGATACCTCGAAATCAGCAGCCATCGCCGGGCTGACCTATACGATCCAAGGATCGGACGAACTCTCGGATTGGGAAACCATGATCATCACCGAGGTCGTGCCGGCCCTCTCGGCGGATCTGCCCGATTTGGATGACGACTGGACCTACCGAACCTTCCGCACGCCGGGAACGGTCGCCGCCGATCCCAAGGATTTCATCCGCGCGAGGGTCCTCAAGTGACCGTTCACGGGAGGGATGGGAGGTGCGGGTTTCGCACTCCCGTTCCTCCCTGTCACATCGCTCCCCCGCGGGCCGCCAACGCTTCGAAGACCGCCTTCGGCACGTAACGCCGCACCGTGTCCTCCCAGCCGCGTGGCCCGGTGAGGCCTTTGATCATGTTTGATGAAACCTCCGCGATGTCCCGTGGCGGCATCAGGAAGACCGTCGTGATTTCCGGTGCCATGTCCGCGTTGATGTGGCGCATCACCCGCTCATACTCGTAGTCGTTCGGCGAGCGGATGCCCCGCAGGACGTAGCTGGCATCCATCTTCTTCGCATAATCCACCAGATAGCGGTTGTCGAAATGGGCGATTTCCAAACGTTCAGGGCATCCCGTCGAGGCACGCAGCAGCTCCAGGCGTTCCTCCACCGTGAATGAATACGATTTCGCCGGGTTGTTCCCGATCGCCACGATCAGGCGGTCGAACATTTCCAAGCCCCGCTCGATCATCCAGAGATGTCCGTTCGTAGGGGGATCAAAAGAACCGGCATAAACCGCGGTGCGCATGGGCGGGACCGTAGCGGGAAATCCGGGAACCGGAATCGCTAAATCACCCCCACCCGCGTAAAAACCTCCACGAGACTTTTGACTTCATGGAAATACCTTGTTACCACACTCCCCGCAAGCGCTCGTAGCTCAGTTGGATAGAGCATCCGCCTTCTAAGCGGACGGTCACTGGTTCGAATCCAGTCGAGCGCGCTTTTTCATCATGAAAGGGTTGCGGTATCGCCTGTGGTTCCGTTTCCGGGGTGGCCCGCTTTCAGGCAGTCGCGGATCTCGGTGAGAAGCTTCTGGTCGGTCGTGAGGGCGGGCGCGGCTGCGGCGGTTTCGTGGTGCGTTCTCAGCGCGCCGATGACCTTCTTGGTCACGATGAAAACCGCGAACGCGAGAATGACGAAGGAAATCAGATCCGTGATGAACTGGCCGTAGGCGATCACGGGCGCGCCCGCTTCCTTCGCTTTTGTGAGGCTGTCGTATGGCTTGTTGTCCAGCGAGATGAATTTCGCGCTGAAATTCACCCTGCCTGTCAGGATTCCGAGAGGCGGCATGAAAACATTGTCCACCAGGGATTTCACCACCGTCCCGAACGCGCCGCCGATGATGATGCCGACGGCCATGTCGATGAGGTTGCCCTTGAAGGCGAATGCCTTGAAGTCTTGGATGAGCATGGATGATAAGAAGGTGGCCGGAGGATGGTCGAAGCCTTCCGGCGGATGGATATGACATGGAAAAGCCACAGCCTGCTGCATGAGGCTGTGGCTCTTTGGGAACGGCGGTATTATTTGCCGACCGTGGGGGCCTCGCCAAGCGAGGCGACGGAGATGTCTTCCGCTCCGGCGTTCTTGAGAACGTCTTTCGCTTTTTCGACCTCGTCCGAATTTTCGGCGTGCACCGAGATCAGGAGATTGCCTTCCGCGATGCGGTTTTCATAGCGCTTTGCCTCGATTTCAGGAGTGCCGAGCCCGACAAGCGCGCCGGCCACACCTCCTGCGGTCGCGCCCGCAGCCACGCCGCTTAGCGCTGCCAACAAGGGACCTGCCGCGATGAGCGGACCCACTCCCGGGATGGCAAGCGCGCCGATTCCGGCGAGCAGGCCGAGTGTGCCGCCTACAACTCCTCCCGCGCTTGCTCCCACCACCGCGCCTTCCGGTGCCTTCGTGTGCTTTTCATGGGCGAACTGGTGGGTGGAATCCTTGTCCGGAAACAGGACGGAGATGTCGTTGGTGGAGAAGCCCGCGTTGACGAGGCTGTCGAGGATCTGGTTGGCCTGTCCTTCGGAAATGGCGATGGCGTAGATGGATTTGTGACTCATGGTAATGGGATGTTGGTGTTTATGGTTTGGTGAAAAATCGTGTCATTTGACGGTGAGGGAATCATCGACGTGTTTCTCGTTCACGTGCCTGTAAACAAGCTTGAGCACGGACTCATGCTCGGCCGCCGAGTCGACGACGCCCCGCAGGGTGACTTTTCCGTCCTTGGTGATGATCTTGATGTTCTTGGCGTTGAACGAGAGGTCCGAGTCCACCACGGACGAACGGATGTTCTTGGTCGTGTCGATGTCGGCCTCGCTGTTGCCCTGGTCGATGGGCGTGGTGGTTTTTCCATCCGAGTCCACCTCGTTTTTGGCGGTGTTGTCTTCAGCGGTCACGTCACCGCCGATGGCGTTGCGGTAATCACGGAGCTTCTGCGAAACGGTCGCGTCCGAATAGTCCGGGTTTTCGCCGGACTTGTGTTGCGGAGCCTTCTGCAACTGCTCCTTGGTGAGCTTTGTCTTGAAGCCCTTGGCATCCACATCATAGCGCAGGGCGGATGTGGGCAGGGAACTCAGGGTGTCCGCGATGCCGAGGAAGCCACCGGACGAGACGATGACCGCGAGGATCTCGCCGTTTTTGAAATCGATGGCGAGATCCTTCACCTCGCCGATGGTCTCGTCATTGGCGTTTTTCACGGAGGTTCCGATGACTTCCGAAGCGCGCCAGGCACTGCCGATCGGTTTGGCGGCGGTGAGGTGGTTGGTGACCTTGTCCGGTTTCGCCTCCGGCTCCGCGGAAGCCGTCATGGGTGAGAGCAAGGGGATCAGGGAGATCCAAAGGGTGCGATGGGTCGTCTTCATGGTATTGGTTGTTGGAATAGCCGTCCATGGTCTGTCCACGGACGGCTCCTCTATCGCAATCGTTGTGCCGGAGGGGCCATGACATGCGGAAAAGCCTTGAAAACAGGAGGATTCGGGAGTTTGCCGACCCTATCTCCCCGGAGTCGGGGTGGTGGATCGGTTGCAACGAGCACGGTAAAACATGCGATTTGCATGGACAGCCGAGGGCTTTCCCGCAGGTGGCCGCCACCCTTGCCGGAGATCCACTTGCAGATATTCCGGAAGCACTCTTTGACAAGAAATCCGGGCCTCCGGTGTATGGATTGCCCCCGCGACCGCAGTGGCGGGGCTGTTGACTGGCTACGATTGATTATGAACGGAAAGAACAGGAATTTCAGGGGATTGTGCGTGGGGCTGGGTTTTCTCCCCGTGGTATGCGGCCATGTCGTGGCGGAGGAAAAAAACCACTACCTCCCGTATCCGGCGGTTGAGAATCCTAAGGAAGGGATTTCATGGCCGAAGGGGCAGGCGATCCCGATCTTTCCGAAACCGGCCCCGGAGCTGGACATGGTCGTGGTGCAGGATCTGTCGAAGGACGAGCAGCTCACGTTCTCCGCACTGCAAGGGCTGGTGAACAGGAAACAGCCGCGCATCTTTCTCGAGAACGCGCGCACGGAGGAAGGGGCCGACACATGGCCGGACACGCCGACGGTCGGCATCGCCAAGCGCAACCGCTTTCCCATGTCTGAGAAATATGACATGGTGAAAAAGTATGCGAAGGAGGTCGCGGGAGTGGTCCTCTATGACCCGGCGAAGAGTCCGCACTACCGGAATCTGGCCGGAACGGTCGCCGGATTGCACGGAGCGCTTCCGGTGACCCAGGTGGTGTTTGATGAGATGAAGAAACAGGGGATTTCCCTGAAAGTGGTGGAGGATCTCAGCGGACTGGCATTCACCACCCCGGTGGAAATCTACAATCATCTTTATGAGAAGTATTGGCCGAAGTGCGAGAAACGTCTGATCGTCAGCGCGAAGCCGCACGACCAGAAGGGCGGGGGGAACTACCATCACACGCGGGACATCGCCATCGCCTGCGGAGCGGCGGTGGTGTGGCTGGACACGCTCATCCCCGAGGAAAAGGCGGTTTTTGAGAAATTCCTCGGTGACATGAAGGCGGGCGAGGCCGTCGCGCTGGGTTGGTACTCCACCGAGCGCTCCGGCGTCACCACGGTCTCCAAGTTCGGCATCGGCACCCTGCCGGCGGATTTCTACATCAATGCCAGTGTGTTCGCAGGGACCGATCACCGCATCGCCATTCCTCCCGTGCCGAAGATGCCGGAGCTTGAGAACAAGGTATATGTCGCGATCTTCATCAGCGACGGCGACAACATCCAATACACCCAGCACGCCATGCGGCGGATCTGGGATGGCACGAAGTCGAGCCGGGGTAAAATCCCCCTGAACTGGACGATCGCCCCCGGGCTGGTGGACATCGGCCCCGGTATCATGAACTACTATTATGGTTCCGCGACGCCGAACGATTGTTTCGTCACGGGCCCCTCCGGGATGGGGTATGCCATGCCCGCGAACACCCTGGAGGAACCCGGCGCGCCCGTGGGCGAATACATGACGGACGCGGCGCGGGCCGAGGGGTATGCCCGCCTCACCGAGACCTATCTCCAGCGTTCCGGCCTGCGGGTGATCACCATCTGGGACAACGCCCCGCCGGTACTACGTGCGGCGTACGAGAAACATGGCCGCAGTCTCTACGGCGCGACGGTGCAGAATTTCAAGGACGTGCCGTCCGTGGCGGGCGGGCTTGAGAACGACCGTCTCAAGTTCGACAAACTGGTGATCCCCTACGCCGGCTCCTACGAACACATCCACGGCTCCATGAAGCGCGAGATCGGGCGCTGGGATGGAAAGGCACCGCTCTTCCTCGCCTATCAGGTGGACATCTGGAACGAGCTGAAGCCGGACCGGATCCTCGCCCTGCATGAAGAGATCAACCGCGAGTTCAAGGACAAGAAGACCGAGTTCGTGCGTGCGGACCATTACTTCAACCTCGCATACGAATCGGGCGGCCAGCCGTTCAACCTCTGCATGGCACCCGGGACGAAGGTGCGTTCGGGCGATGGCTCGTCCGTGGATGCCGTGACGGACGGCACCCCTGTCACGCTCTGGAACTCGGCCGCCAAGGGCAAGCAATGGTTGGGATTCGATTTCGAGAAACCCTACCGCATCAGCCGTTGCGTCATCCGCCATGCCGGTGACAACGGGATGAAACCTGAATTCAACACCGCCGCCTTCACCGTGCAGGCGAGCCTGGACGGCAAGTCATGGAAAACGGTCCACACCTCCAAGGGCAACACCGCGAATGTCTCGGACATCGAGTTTCCCAAGGTCGATGCCAGATATGTGAAGGTGAACGTCGTGAGTGCCGGATTCGACGGCACCGCGCGGGTCGCGGATGTGGAGATTTACGGCAGCCGGTGAGGCGGGCATTGCTGAAAGTGTGTTCAACCTCGGAGGCTTGATCTTGATTCCTGTTTGATCAGGTTTCACTCCTCAATGACAGCCTTCGCGCGGGGAATTTCTTGCTCCCCGGCAGGTTGGGCGGGAGGAGGTGGGGGGGAGGCCTCCGAAGCGTTTTCGGCTTTCTCGGATAGATCGACCCCCGCGATGACCTGTTCGCCCACGTTCTGGGTGACGGAGTTCTTCGCGTAGTCGGAGGGCTGGAGATCTTTTTCCAAAACCAGGCCGGGGCCTTGGTTGAGGGTGGCCTGGTTTTCGCTGACGGCGAGCTGGCCGGCGGCGTTGCGGACGACGATGCCGCCGAGCAGGTTAGCCCGGGCGGTGTTGCCGGTGATTTTTCCGGATCCGGCGCTGTCGATGACGATGCCGAACTCCCGGTTCTCGATGAGCTGGTTTCCCTGGATATTGGCGGCGGCGTTCCGGTTGTCGGTGTGGATGCCGTTGCGGCTGTTCCCCTGGCAGCGGTTGTTCACGAGGGTGGCCGCGGCTCCGTCCCATGTCTCGATGCCGTGCTCGAAGTTGTCCAGTGATTCGCAATCCCGCACTTCGAGGGAGCTGCCGTTTCCACTGGCGGCGGCACCGTTCCAGCCATTGTCGGCAAAGCGGCTGCGACTCACGTTGGCCTGTCCACCCTCGATGACGGCGAGGCCGTGGCCGCTGGCACCCGTGAACCGGCAATCGACAAAGGCAGCGTTTCCTCCACGGACAAGGGCGGCGGAGAAGCGATCCGTGCCGACCGCGAAGGTTTCGTGCCGGAAGGTGATCCCACTGATGCGCGCGCCCTTGGCTCCGGGGCCGATGGTGATGGCGCTGCCGTCTTCCGGGCGGCATTCGATGATGGCGTCGTTGAACCCCGCTCCCTGAAGTTCGATGGCGGCGTTCACGACGAGCGGTCCCTTCCAGATGGATGCCCCCAGCACGATTCGGTCGCGGTCATGAGCTGCGGCGATGGCCTCGTCAGGTGTGGCGAAATCTTCGGGAACACGAAGGGTGCGGATGTAGCTGGAAAGTTTTTCGAGACGGGTGGCGATTTCGACATTTCCGGGAGCGAGCGAAACCGCCTCGCGGAGCCAATCGAGCGCCTGTTGGTCGAACTGGCCGTTGTCGCGGGCGGTGGCGAGTTTCAGGAGTTCCAGCGCCTTCGCCTCGTCAGCGGCGGCTTTTTGCTTCCCGGCGAGGGCATCGGCGAGGATGGATTTGGCATCCGGATCTTCGGGGGAGGTGGACAGGATCGTATTTGCGGATGCAACCGCGCCATCCCATTTCCGCTCGTCGAGTGCCTGCCGGGCGGCGGCGATGGCGGCGGAACGGACCTGTCCCGCACGGGCGTCGTCGATTTTTCGCAAAATAGCGGAGGCCTCCGCCTCATCCGGGTATTTCGCCAACACTTGGCGGGCGGCGGAGGCCGCCTCATCGAAGCGGCCCGCCTCAAGTTCGGCGGTGGCCTGGCCGGTCCAATAGCCGATGAACTGGGTCTGTTCCTCGCCCATGCCTTCCTCGATACCGAGGCGGCCGCGTCGGGCGGTTTCGGAATGGGGCGAGATTTTTTCGATCTCCGCAAACGCATCCGCCGCTTCCTGCCAGCGGCGGTTTTCAATGAGAGAGGTGCCTTTCCGGTCAAGCTCCTCGATACGGGCGAGGCGTTGCTTCTCACGGACCTGTTTGTTTTGCAGGTGGAACCCCACTCCGCCTCCGGCTGCCACAAGCAGGACCAAAGACCAGATGACATAGGGTCTGCGACGGGGAGGCGAGCCGGAGGGGGCGTGGGGGGCTTCCAAGGCCACGATTGTTCCGGCCACTTTCGGAGGGGAGGGCGCGTTGGCGAGAACCACCGTTTTCGCGGGCGGAGGCACGACCGTTTTCTGCTGCCTGAGGACTTCCGGGGGCAGCGGCGGTGGGAGCAGACCCGCAGCGTCAAGATGCTCGCGGACCAGAGTGAGGGCTTTGTCGAAATCGTCCAGTTCGGCCTGGTAACGCTCCGCAAGTCCGTTGTTAGGGGCCGTATCGACCATCTTGGCGAGCTGTCCCCGGGCGACGGAGAGTTTCTCCAACGCCGGTCCCGGATCGTCCTTTTCCCCCAATCCGAGTATCTTGCGGGCTTCGTTCAGAGTCATGGCATCAGGATGGTTGGAAGAGGGTGGGGGGATGGGAGATCCGTGACGGGTCCTCCGCATCCTGCGAAGGGTGCGGCAGCATGGAACCTCTTGCAACTGCGGAAAAACGCATGACGGGAAGCGGTGAAACCGAACGCGTTTCTATCCTACGAACCGCTGCACGATGGGCATCCTCCGGCCCATCCCGAACGCCTTCGAGGTCACCCGCAGGCCGGGTGCCGCCTGGTGACGCTTCCATTCGTTGAAATCCACGCGTCGCTGGATCCAGCGCACGGTGGTCTCCTCGTAGCCGCGGGAAATGATCTCATCCGCGGAGAGCTGGTGCTCCACGTAAAGTTCGAGGATCGCGTCGAGGATCTCGTAAGGGGGAAGCGTGTCCTGGTCCTTCTGGTCGGGCCGCAGTTCGGCACTCGGCGGTTTGTCGATGGTATTCCAGGGAATGATCTCCCGCTCCCGGTTGATCCAGCGCGAGACTTCGTAAACCTTCACCTTTGGCAGATCCGAGATCACGGCGAGCCCACCGCACATGTCTCCGTAAATGGTGCAGTAGCCGACCGCGAGTTCGCTCTTGTTTCCGGTGGTGAGCAGCAGGTGGTTCTCCTTGTTGGAGAGGGCCATCAGCATCAGGCCGCGCAGCCGGGCCTGCATGTTCTCCTCCGTCACGTCCTCCGCTTTTCCCTCGAAAACCGGCAGCATGGTGGATTTCACCGCTTCAAAGGCATTCCGGATCGGAACTTCGTCACAACGGATGCCGAGATTCTTCGCCAGGGAGAACGAGTCATCCACACTTCCACGGGAGGAGTAGGGGCTGGGCATGGTCAGGCCCCGCACGTTTCCCGGACCGAGGGCGTCTGCCGCGATGGCCGCGGTGAGAGCGGAATCGATCCCGCCGCTGAGCCCGAGGCAGACGCTGGAGAATCCCGATTTGGTCACGTAGTCGCGCACTCCCAGGACGAGGGCCTGGTAGAGCTGCCCGGCATCACAGGTGTCCAGTTCCGTGTCGTTGGCCGCCGGAGCGAAGGGATTCACCACGCGGACGGTTTCGGAAAAGCCGGGAAACTGTGCGGAGATGCCGCCGTTCCCATCCGTGACGAGCGAGTGGCCGTCGAAGACAAGCTGGTCGTTCGCACCGACGGAATTGCAGTAAACGACCGGAACTTTCACTTTGCGGGCGATGCCGCCGATCATCGACCGGCGCAGCAGCGGTTTTCCCAAATGAAACGGAGACGCGCTGAGATTCAGGAGGATGTCGATGCCTTTCGCCGACAACTCCGCCACCGGATCGCGGTCGTAAAAGGGCCGTTGCAGGTGTGCCTCCGTCCAGATGTCCTCACAGATCGTCACTCCGATGCGGCGGCCGTTCCAAACGATGGGCTCGCAGCTGTCGCTCGGCTCGAAATAGCGCCGCTCGTCGAAGACATCGTAGGTCGGCAACAATGTTTTCCAGATCCGGTGCCGGATTTTT
Protein-coding regions in this window:
- a CDS encoding NAD+ synthase codes for the protein MNALMNIGIAQINAVIGDFPGNVKLLLAAYRECLEAGAELVVTPELSLVGYPPRDLVFKSQFVPKCLQALDYLAGEVREVPLLVGYVDHHHPAHPGKPFRNAAAWLENGKIRHRIWKTLLPTYDVFDERRYFEPSDSCEPIVWNGRRIGVTICEDIWTEAHLQRPFYDRDPVAELSAKGIDILLNLSASPFHLGKPLLRRSMIGGIARKVKVPVVYCNSVGANDQLVFDGHSLVTDGNGGISAQFPGFSETVRVVNPFAPAANDTELDTCDAGQLYQALVLGVRDYVTKSGFSSVCLGLSGGIDSALTAAIAADALGPGNVRGLTMPSPYSSRGSVDDSFSLAKNLGIRCDEVPIRNAFEAVKSTMLPVFEGKAEDVTEENMQARLRGLMLMALSNKENHLLLTTGNKSELAVGYCTIYGDMCGGLAVISDLPKVKVYEVSRWINREREIIPWNTIDKPPSAELRPDQKDQDTLPPYEILDAILELYVEHQLSADEIISRGYEETTVRWIQRRVDFNEWKRHQAAPGLRVTSKAFGMGRRMPIVQRFVG
- the coaD gene encoding pantetheine-phosphate adenylyltransferase yields the protein MRTAVYAGSFDPPTNGHLWMIERGLEMFDRLIVAIGNNPAKSYSFTVEERLELLRASTGCPERLEIAHFDNRYLVDYAKKMDASYVLRGIRSPNDYEYERVMRHINADMAPEITTVFLMPPRDIAEVSSNMIKGLTGPRGWEDTVRRYVPKAVFEALAARGGAM
- a CDS encoding right-handed parallel beta-helix repeat-containing protein; protein product: MTLNEARKILGLGEKDDPGPALEKLSVARGQLAKMVDTAPNNGLAERYQAELDDFDKALTLVREHLDAAGLLPPPLPPEVLRQQKTVVPPPAKTVVLANAPSPPKVAGTIVALEAPHAPSGSPPRRRPYVIWSLVLLVAAGGGVGFHLQNKQVREKQRLARIEELDRKGTSLIENRRWQEAADAFAEIEKISPHSETARRGRLGIEEGMGEEQTQFIGYWTGQATAELEAGRFDEAASAARQVLAKYPDEAEASAILRKIDDARAGQVRSAAIAAARQALDERKWDGAVASANTILSTSPEDPDAKSILADALAGKQKAAADEAKALELLKLATARDNGQFDQQALDWLREAVSLAPGNVEIATRLEKLSSYIRTLRVPEDFATPDEAIAAAHDRDRIVLGASIWKGPLVVNAAIELQGAGFNDAIIECRPEDGSAITIGPGAKGARISGITFRHETFAVGTDRFSAALVRGGNAAFVDCRFTGASGHGLAVIEGGQANVSRSRFADNGWNGAAASGNGSSLEVRDCESLDNFEHGIETWDGAAATLVNNRCQGNSRNGIHTDNRNAAANIQGNQLIENREFGIVIDSAGSGKITGNTARANLLGGIVVRNAAGQLAVSENQATLNQGPGLVLEKDLQPSDYAKNSVTQNVGEQVIAGVDLSEKAENASEASPPPPPAQPAGEQEIPRAKAVIEE
- the mscL gene encoding large conductance mechanosensitive channel protein MscL, coding for MLIQDFKAFAFKGNLIDMAVGIIIGGAFGTVVKSLVDNVFMPPLGILTGRVNFSAKFISLDNKPYDSLTKAKEAGAPVIAYGQFITDLISFVILAFAVFIVTKKVIGALRTHHETAAAAPALTTDQKLLTEIRDCLKAGHPGNGTTGDTATLS
- a CDS encoding DUF3341 domain-containing protein, encoding MSHKSIYAIAISEGQANQILDSLVNAGFSTNDISVLFPDKDSTHQFAHEKHTKAPEGAVVGASAGGVVGGTLGLLAGIGALAIPGVGPLIAAGPLLAALSGVAAGATAGGVAGALVGLGTPEIEAKRYENRIAEGNLLISVHAENSDEVEKAKDVLKNAGAEDISVASLGEAPTVGK
- a CDS encoding discoidin domain-containing protein; its protein translation is MNGKNRNFRGLCVGLGFLPVVCGHVVAEEKNHYLPYPAVENPKEGISWPKGQAIPIFPKPAPELDMVVVQDLSKDEQLTFSALQGLVNRKQPRIFLENARTEEGADTWPDTPTVGIAKRNRFPMSEKYDMVKKYAKEVAGVVLYDPAKSPHYRNLAGTVAGLHGALPVTQVVFDEMKKQGISLKVVEDLSGLAFTTPVEIYNHLYEKYWPKCEKRLIVSAKPHDQKGGGNYHHTRDIAIACGAAVVWLDTLIPEEKAVFEKFLGDMKAGEAVALGWYSTERSGVTTVSKFGIGTLPADFYINASVFAGTDHRIAIPPVPKMPELENKVYVAIFISDGDNIQYTQHAMRRIWDGTKSSRGKIPLNWTIAPGLVDIGPGIMNYYYGSATPNDCFVTGPSGMGYAMPANTLEEPGAPVGEYMTDAARAEGYARLTETYLQRSGLRVITIWDNAPPVLRAAYEKHGRSLYGATVQNFKDVPSVAGGLENDRLKFDKLVIPYAGSYEHIHGSMKREIGRWDGKAPLFLAYQVDIWNELKPDRILALHEEINREFKDKKTEFVRADHYFNLAYESGGQPFNLCMAPGTKVRSGDGSSVDAVTDGTPVTLWNSAAKGKQWLGFDFEKPYRISRCVIRHAGDNGMKPEFNTAAFTVQASLDGKSWKTVHTSKGNTANVSDIEFPKVDARYVKVNVVSAGFDGTARVADVEIYGSR
- a CDS encoding PRC-barrel domain-containing protein, which codes for MKTTHRTLWISLIPLLSPMTASAEPEAKPDKVTNHLTAAKPIGSAWRASEVIGTSVKNANDETIGEVKDLAIDFKNGEILAVIVSSGGFLGIADTLSSLPTSALRYDVDAKGFKTKLTKEQLQKAPQHKSGENPDYSDATVSQKLRDYRNAIGGDVTAEDNTAKNEVDSDGKTTTPIDQGNSEADIDTTKNIRSSVVDSDLSFNAKNIKIITKDGKVTLRGVVDSAAEHESVLKLVYRHVNEKHVDDSLTVK